Proteins encoded by one window of Anoplopoma fimbria isolate UVic2021 breed Golden Eagle Sablefish chromosome 23, Afim_UVic_2022, whole genome shotgun sequence:
- the rhno1 gene encoding RAD9, HUS1, RAD1-interacting nuclear orphan protein 1: protein MPRKALKTEKPALLFLEQPVCGARLQNVPDVRAALNPKEFFTDTQAQDSSALTSWVRPQFDGSIAAVPPVRRGRRKCVSATSILDGCSQLSRKTSVCKFPSLSFQTRSREQSHQPKSTRTKTSTESAVVSDAGNQPRGSCRIIKRTVSSGKYSETPKRQPTSIRKRNVDSISKGAASSSRCSDKPETPPIQVTEKCRIPADGLSTPVSNEVSSVSPPPDVDTPKVIQGGNSCPSSTFLHMLEAQPCTPPCNQPPDILVADTPERDYGVKVTWRRRRGLMMLLKERGHLSDSDAVINS from the exons ATGCCCCGCAAAGCCTTAAAGACAGAGAAGCCTGCCCTGCTGTTCCTGGAGCAGCCTGTGTGTGGAGCCAGATTGCAAAATGTGCCTGATGTCCGAGCAGCACTCAACCCCAAAGAGTTCTTCACAGACACGCAGGCACAGGACAGCTCTGCTCTTACTTCATGG GTAAGACCACAATTCGACGGTTCTATCGCAGCTGTGCCTCCAGTGAGACGAGGGAGGAGAAAATGCGTCTCTGCCACAAGCATCCTCGACGGTTGCAGTCAGCTGTCCAGAAAGACGAGCGTATGCAAATTCCCTTCATTATCATTTCAGACAAGGTCAAGAGAGCAATCTCATCAACCAAAGAGCACACGCACAAAGACGTCTACAGAGTCCGCTGTTGTGTCTGACGCAGGAAATCAACCCCGGGGATCATGCCGAATCATCAAGAGGACCGTTTCAAGTGGAAAGTACTCTGAAACACCAAAGAGACAGCCGACCTCGATCAGAAAAAGGAATGTGGATagtatttctaaaggtgctgcATCCTCTAGCAGATGTTCAGACAAGCCTGAAACTCCACCTATTCAAGTAACAGAGAAATGCAGAATTCCAGCAGATGGTTTGTCAACACCAGTCTCCAATGAGGTCAGCAGTGTCAGTCCACCACCGGATGTGGACACTCCAAAAGTAATTCAAGGAGGGAATAGCTgtccctcctccacctttctACACATGCTAGAGGCTCAGCCATGTACACCACCATGTAATCAGCCACCTGACATTTTAGTGGCTGACACACCAGAGAGGGATTATGGGGTGAAGGTgacgtggaggaggaggagaggtttGATGATGTTGTTAAAAGAGAGGGGCCATCTCTCTGATTCAGATGCCGTAATTAACAGCTGA